One genomic region from Cetobacterium sp. 8H encodes:
- a CDS encoding EAL domain-containing protein: MKNIGEEIFGEISEEELEKTLSIVFQPVYSLEENKVVSYEVLSRFALDNISTIEIIEQLEIIDKIYLLDFLVLKKIEKYLKNSNVKLAINISFKTMLRKQFLKRLHLLKGSENLIIEIVERGTFDYDDLNTAILLLNKLGIKVVMDDFPIGSSNRENFMKAQIQDVKIDKNLLKNINQKKERDTYRNIVNFLKTKNNIITAEGVETSEELEFLKKINVDLVQGYFIGKPISESEFSNFFI, translated from the coding sequence ATGAAAAATATTGGAGAAGAAATATTTGGCGAAATTTCCGAAGAAGAACTAGAAAAAACATTATCAATAGTTTTTCAACCCGTTTATTCCTTAGAAGAAAATAAAGTAGTAAGCTACGAAGTTTTATCTAGATTTGCTTTAGATAATATTTCTACTATAGAGATTATAGAACAACTAGAGATAATAGATAAAATATATCTTTTAGATTTTTTAGTACTTAAAAAGATAGAAAAATATTTAAAAAACTCTAATGTAAAATTAGCGATAAATATATCGTTTAAAACAATGTTAAGAAAACAATTTTTAAAGAGATTACATTTATTAAAAGGAAGTGAAAACTTAATAATTGAAATAGTTGAAAGAGGAACTTTCGATTACGACGATTTAAATACAGCAATTTTATTACTTAATAAATTAGGTATTAAAGTGGTAATGGATGATTTTCCAATTGGAAGTTCGAATAGAGAAAATTTTATGAAAGCACAAATCCAGGATGTTAAAATTGATAAAAATTTATTAAAAAATATAAATCAAAAAAAAGAGAGAGATACATATAGAAATATTGTTAATTTTTTAAAAACTAAGAATAATATTATAACTGCTGAGGGAGTAGAAACGTCTGAAGAATTAGAATTTTTAAAAAAAATAAATGTAGATTTAGTTCAAGGATACTTTATAGGAAAACCTATTTCAGAAAGTGAATTTTCTAATTTTTTTATTTAA